The genomic DNA TTGGCTTTCCTTCCCTCGACCGTCGACCTCGGTCATGATTGGTTGATCTAGTTCTTGCTCAAATTACGGCTCAAACGACACTATAGGTAGTGCTGCGGTGGAATTGGGAATATCTCTAGGGTATCATGGTCCATCGTTTATTCATCACCTCGAGACATATCTGGTTGTACAATGCAGACTGCGACAGCACTCGGTAGGGATCCAGCTGTCACATGCTCTCCATTGTAGCCACGACATAAAGTCAATGATGGTTGGAAACGAAACCCAGGTTTCTGACCATCAACCCGTCTTCTTTCTGCATAGTTCAGTCTGATAGCCGTCGCTGTCTGGTAGGACATGGCTTGCTGTCAGAGCGCACGAGCCAGGTTGGGAGGCAGAGGGCGTGGTGATTTAGGCCCGATCTCCACAGCATCTGACTAGCAATGGCGACTTGATAAGCTTCTTTGGACCACCCTCTTCTGTCCAATGCCTGCCGGGCGTTGCATATTCTCACAACAGCGCGATGCCGTTGCTGTACAGCTACGGGGGAAGATCGCTGCTCCCTCGAGCACGCAACCAGTCCCTTGTGCAGGCCCTTCATGCACTGTTTGATGCTGGCCCAATCATTTGGTCGCGCACACGCCGGCACTCTAAAGTAGAGGGCAGCATCGAGGCCTCTATGGCACCTATCAGAAAAGTACCAGAAAAATTCTATTTCTCAGTCTCGTCCTCTGCCATGCCATTGGGTCTTGGACCAGCTCAGGCTAACGTAGCCTGCATATACCCAGCATGAACAGACAGACACGGGACAGACTAAGCACAGCCTGCTGGCGACATGTGTGGCAGAAGCAACATGTGCCCAACCTCACCGTCAGGTGCGGCCATGGATACTGCGCATCTGTATGGGCGAGCTGCGAGGAGCCAGTTCCGTCCACCCTGCTGCAGGCCGGCTGCGAACTGCGATACACACCCACGCACATTGCAGCTAGCCATCCAGCCATCCAGCCAGGCTGCCGTCCATCCACGTCGCGCCCTATAAACCGGGCCCCTATGCTATCCCGTCCGTGCGCCAACCTTGGTCTTTGGATACAGTTAGCGCTCTTTCACCTGATGGAGGGGTACTCATATCGTCGCCTGCCCCGCCAACCTAGCTGCTTCACTATCTCTGCTCCTCGACCTGTGCCCATCACATTGCGACCAGCACCTGCAGCCGACTTTCTCCCTCTTCTAACTCTTCAGAGCATTCGCTTGCCCCATCGATACCCATCCAGCCTGGTGCTACAAGACTAAATGTTCGTTCCGTCACGTTGCTACATATTGCCTGCACGGGAAGCCGCGATGGATTCCTCGCCTTCCTGAAGTTTTCCTTCGTCCTCAACTCCTGTCATTACCTGTCTTGAGCCTCTTTGTATCGCGCGTATTGTTTCGAGTTGCGAGAGCTAGTATTGAGACCGTTCAGTGTTCGACCCAGACATCAATCCAGCATGTCTAAGCTCTTCATTGGGTAAGTGCGCCATTTACCTCACTACGAACCCCGCTGACGCTCAACAGAGGCCTTGCGTGGCATACCGACGACCAAGCTCTCCGTCAAAAGTTCGAGGAGTTCGGTCAAGTCGAAGAAGCTGTGAGTGATTGATTAACAAGCGGCTTTTGTCGCATGCCATTGAGACGTGCTCACATTGCGACAGGTCGTAGTCAAGGACCGTGATACTGGCCGTAGCCGAGGCTTTGGCTTCGTTCGCTATGCGCAAGACACCGAGGCCGATGCTGCTATGCAAGCCATGAACAACGAGgagtgggttcttcgtcGACGTTGACGGCCCAGACCAAGTTGCTGATTTTTACAGGTTCGACGGACGTAGGATTCGTGTCGACAAGGCCTCCGACCGTGCTGGCGGCGGCGCTCCCCGTGGTGGCGGCTATGgaggcggcggtggtggaTACCGTGGAGGCTACGGAGGACAGCAAGGAGGTAAGTCACTTCAATCACGTATTCCTGCATCTTTTCTGACAAGTTTCTCAGGTGGCtatggcggcggcggtggcCGTGGTAAGCATCCTTTGCCCATTACAATTTCAGTGAAGATCTAACTGTGTAAGAAGGATACGGTGGCGGTCAATGGGGTCCATCCCagggcggcggcggtggcggcggcggatacCAATCTCGCGGCGGCTACGGCGGCGGCCAAGGTGGTGGACAGGGCGGCTACGGTGGCGGTCAAGAAGGTGGTCAGGGTGGTGGCCAGCAGTGGTAAACACGCTGACGAACCCTCGTCCACCGGTCTTGTGCGATTAGTATGACGGGAAGGGGCGAATCTGCTAGCTGAGGGCAAGATGACCCCAGAGATGGCCCTGGTCCTACAAGAGGATCATCTGGACGCTAGCCGACACTGCTCCTCCTCAACCGGGCATTGTCCTTCTCACGGACGTCTCATATCATGGTTATTAATGGCAGTAAGGGTGGTTGGTACTGAGAGATGAGATACCCATTGAATCAGGAGGTGCTGCTACTCTGTACTTGTCGTGCGAAAAATGTCGATTCCTTTACACACGTTCACTGGAGTCTCTCTGTAGTTCTGGTGGCTAGCAATATCAAAAAGCTGTGATCTTCAAGGTCTGAACAAGAGAGTGAAGACATGTATCCTACCAATACCACCATCCAATGTCATAACAATATCTAGAATCGACGGACTGACCCCAAGTCAACGTTTGGATGCGGCTCTGCCCTCTTCAATGGTGCATCCAAAGTGCGAGTAAAGTTTGAACGACACCATCCTCGGTGGCCACGCAAATTCCTGGGCACTTTGGAGAGAAGCCGTCCATTACTCAACCTTGATGCACTGCAATGCACCCTGAGCACATAAGAAAAATGCGGCAAGCAGTCCGACACAGCACATTGTGACGTTTGCTGCATGTTGCATACGTAGCCGCCGACAGTTCCTAATAAGCTGCAGCGCCAGTGCACGGTACAAAGGCAAGTTTCTGCAAGTGATTGCTAGGCTACGGGTAATCATGCGCACTCCAGACTATAGCTTGTCTACATCTGCACTACAACTGTATGCTTTTTGCTGCTGCCTGGCAGTGATCATCGCGTAAGGCGACCGGTCAGCATGCCTGAACAACTACAGGACACGCTGGCTGTCGCCTCCGCCTCACTGCTGCTTTTTCGCAATTGCAATTCCAACAAGGCGCATCCCTCTTCCCTGCCCTACTTTGTAGCGGGCCGAAATCAAGCACATCATGAAGAATTGGAACGGGCTGGACAATGCAGCAGCGCCGGTCAAGCATCCGAGGCCCAAGGTTTGGTGGCGTGCACTCTCTGCGACTTTCGTCACACTTGTTTGCTTTGCAGCAGTGGATGCAATATTTCCTGcattgaagagctggaagatCCCCTTGGTTCCGTGGATAGAACTTGCTTCGCATCATGCTGCTTTTGAGTGGAATGAGGTATGTTTAGACATTGTTCCTTGAGTGTCGCACAGCGCACGTGTTTTCGGACCCACCATGCGTCTTATCTTACCACATCGAATCACATGGCTGTTCCGAGTTGCACGGCAGGTGGTTACTTTCATTGCTTGATATTCTTTGTTGTACAAACGCTGTGTGCGTCCTTTATGGAGAAAACGATCGTAACTGGTGGGCTGAACTTACATGCGGCTACCCAGCACTGCAACGACATGGCCGCTTTGTCAACCTGCGCGGCCCACAACCCCAGTTTTAGTCATCAAAGAGCATATTGAGACCATCTCAATCCGCAGCACTAGCCATTTGGAAAAGAAAACTGATCAAGCCCCCAGATAACGGCGACTGAGCACTTGGCGTTCCACAAGTGCTTTGATGGCTTTGAATGTGCGAAATTGAGTTTACCGCTGGATTACTTCAACGACAGCTATCCCGGCCATACCGTTAGTATTGCCATCACAAAGCTACCGGCTGTAGTTCTTGTGGATGATCCACGATATGGCGGGCCCATTTTGCTGAATCCTGGTGGACCAGGAGGCGCTGGCGCAGCGTTTGCACTTACGACGGCAGAATCGGTGCAGGCCATTGTAGATCATGGCCTTCAGCCTGAACACGCGCCTGCCGATGCAAGATACTTTGACATAATCGGTTTTGACCCTCGAGGCATCGGTTGGACCGAACCTGCTGCCCGGTGCATGCCCGATCAGCCCTCGGCATGGTCGTGGAATCTACGGGAAACAAACGAAGGTCTTATAGGAAGCTCAGATGCAGCTCTTGGTAGACTGTGGTCTATGACCCATGCGTTTGGAGCATCTTGCAAACTGGCTGAAGAAGACCAGAATGGCCCGGATATCAAGCAGTACATGTCGACAGCGTCTGTTGCCAGAGACATGCTGGAGATTACCGAAAGACATGCTGAGTACGTTGCAAAAGAGCTAGCTCGCAAGACTGGTAATCGACGTGATACCAAATACGTTCCAGGAAAAAGCAAGCTTCAATACTGGGGATACTCGTACGGTACTTACCTTGGCTCAACTTTTGCCTCCATGTTCCCCGAGCGTGTCGGGCGCGTCATTCTCGACGGAGTTGTCAGTACATACGACTATGAGAACTCTCTCGGAAACGGGAGTCTCACAGACACTGAAAAGGCCATGAAATCCTTCTATACCTTCTGTTACCACGCAGGACCTGACAAGTGTCCCTTGGCAACCGCAAACTCCAGCGTTGCAGACATAGAACAGCGTTCTCAGAAAATCATCGATTCCCTATACCACGACCCTCTCGCCATCATATCTCCACAAGGCCCCGACTTCCTCACATGGTCTGACCTCAAAATTCTCATGTTTACGTCCGTCTACCAACCCCGTCTCTTCTTCCCAGCACTCGCCTCCCTACTCTCAGCCATCGAAGCCGGAGGCGGCCCCGTCATCGACCAATTAGCAGACGCCTACCACTACACGCACGTCTACTCATGCTCCGCCAACGACTCCTCATCCCTCGACATCCTAGACACCGTCGTGCCCCTAACGGCCGTCCTCTGCGGTGACGGCATCGACCGAACCGACATGACCAAAGCCGAATTTATCGAGTATTGGAAAGACATAAACACCCTGTCCTCCACCGGCGGCTCCTTCTGGTCCATGTTAGCGATGCGCTGCGCAGCCTGGAAAATCCACGCAAAATACACGTTTGAAGGCCCTGTTGGAGGGGAAACTTCACACCCCATTCTTTTCATCAGTAACACTGCTGATCCGGTTACACCCTTGCGTAGCGGCCGCTTAATGCACAGCTTGTATCCCGGCAGCAGTCTTTTGGTAAGCGACCATGCGGGTCACTGCTCCATTTCCTCGCCTGATCCTTGTCTGTTTTCGCATGTGAGGAGGTACTTTCAATCTGGCGTGTTGCCGCGAGATGGGACGGTTTGTGTGCCGCCGGCTAGTCCTTATTCGCTCAATTCGACGGATCCGAAGTCGCCGTTTTATGATCCGGAGCTTGGGAGTGGGAATGTTAAGACGCTTGGAGACAAGGATTTGGGGCGTGAGGAGCGGCGTCTGCTAAGTGACGCGGGGTTGAGGTTGCAGAGGGATGTTGTGAGGAGTGGAGCGTTTGGGTTGAATGTGCCGGATGGTGAGAAGGGGAGGGTTGTAACGAATTTGGCAGTGGATCTTCATTGGTAGAGTGCTGTATTTTGGAGGGAGAGGATAATGAGCTGTATGTATGACTGTGAGAATAGTTTTGCAAGTACACTCACGTAGATAAACCACTGGATACATTGCTTCAACTTCTTTCGCTTCGCTTCTCTCGAAACGACAAATATATCACTTCATCACATTATCACAAACATGACAGATTTAGACACGCTAATACCAGCAGATCAAGGGAATTCCATGGAGACACAATCCAGATGACTAACAAAAGTATGCATTGCAAGATCTTATCAAACACGTATGCAGGGACGCTACCTGGCGTCTGATCATTAGAACAAACATGCCACCTCGCTAACAACGCTCAAAAGAAACATATCCAAATGTCCATCTCACCCATCAAAACCGGCTCCCCATGCCCCCAAAAAACTTCTTCAACGCAACCCCGTGCTCCTCCTCCCCCCTAACACTCCTCTTGACCTTATTCCCCAAAATCTCAATCTGCCTCTCATACTCCCACTCGGGCGTCTCGGCGCCCCTCATCCCAATAAACCTCGCAAACATCCTCATCTTTACCTTCAACCTCTCCAAATCATCGAGCTTACAATCTTCAGCCAGATTCTCACCCTTTTCCAAAAAAGGTTGCTGCCAGTTCATCGTGGCCGGGTACTGGTATGTGAGGGCTGAGATGTGCGATTGTGAGTAGTAGGCTGCTAGGGCGTCTAGTTGGGGTTCTGTGAGTAGGAAGAGGGAGAGCATGTTGCGTGGGTAGTCCGGGGCGGGAAGACCGGTTTCTACATGTACTATGGGTGCGATTGTTAGGCGCATTTGGGAGATTTTTTGGGCCAGGGCGGGGTTGCGGGTGGAGAGGGACATTTTGCGTGGGATTGGTGGGAGCCGGTTTGCTTTGTTGATGCCGTTTTGAGTGCTCATGCGGTGGGTAGGCATGGAGTCTTGTTTGTGGAGGACTGGTTGACTTGCTTCCTTCTCTGCCCGGTTTGGTAAggttcttcttcttcttcttcgaaATTTTGCAGAATGGACAGAGGTAAAAAGTTTGTGCTGCAGAAAAAATGGATTGCGTTGCGGGTTGTTTGCAAAGGGGATAAGTAGCCAGGACTGTGCAGCAAAGCGGGCAGGGTTGGGGGTCGGCTGGCAGTATATAAAGAGGTCACAAACGCACAAAGGGTGTGTCAGAAGATAATGGGCATTGTTGGAGATTTGTTCTTTGTTACGACATTGCGACGCCTAAGACATGGTGTTCTGGCTCCAAGGCTCTTCTTGTGAAGTGTAGAATCTTTGCCTTGCTTCTGTCACTTGTCCATTGTATTCGATTGAAGAACGAGAGATTGCCGCTACACAGTGTTTGGGCATTTCACTGTGGAGGTGATCTTCGGAGAAGGCGGGGACTGATCGTCCTTGTTCGAGATGTGGTGGCTTGTTCGCTGACATACTGATGCGCTGGCGGATCTTTCAGAATCAGAATGCGGCTGCGCATATCGTTTCAGATGCGATCAACAAATCTGGTAGAATCTTGCTGGCCGAAACGGTCTCTTGCCTTGTCTGTAGAGGTGAAATTTTGGTCTTGGTGAGGCATCTGTAGTCGTGTAGTAGACAATGTCTCAAGCGTCGAGAATGGCTTGAAGAGACACGTCGCTGTCGACGCCACCGATGGGCTCTGTATTCTTCCAGAACTTGCTCAGATGTCGCGCACCGCTTTGAAAATGTCAGCTTAGCCTCTAAATAACCAGGCGCTGTCTTACCTGTCGCAAAGAATCGTGACAATGCGATGGCCAGGTCCCAACGACTTTGCAAGCTTCGTGGCAGCGACGCCTTCCACGAGTCAGCTTGGTCTTTTGCTAAACACTTTAAAACTTACAATTCACAGCACTAGAACTTCCAACGAAGATGCCGTCGTGCTCGACTAACCAACGAGCCATAGATATCGCTTGATCGTCAGTGACTCTGATTGCATCATCAATCAGCTCTCGACCGACGTCGAAGTTGTGCGTCACCCTGTTAATGCCGATACCTTCAACAATCGTATCAACTTGATGTCTCCGCCGTGTTCCTTCTCGTTCTTTGGGGTCGAACATGACACCGTACTTGACCCTGTTGAATAGGCCGCTACCTGGCGGGTCTGCAAGAACGACCTTGATATCAGGTAGCTTTGACTTAAGAAACAAGGCGACACCAGAGATAGTACCTCCAGTACCAGCCCCACTAACGAATGCATCCACACGATGTCCGGTTTGTTCGTAGATTTCTGGTCCGGTGCCTGTGAAGTGCGCGCGCCAGTTCGCTTCTGTCTCGAATTGATCGGCAAATAGTCCTCGTCCTGGTTTCTCCGAACTAGCAGTATGTTCTTCCGCCCGTGATCGTGCAAGATTGACGAATTGCTTTTGGTCTACGATGGGTGCTGGCCGTACTCTTTCTACTTCAGCACCGAGCTTCAAGAGGAGATCGGACTTTTCGATTGCCATGTCGTTTGGCATACAACTGTCGCTTGTCAATCGGGATGCCCTAACATCATGTGGACAACTCACATGTGCGCTTTGTAACCTCGTGCTCTGCATATCGCAGCTAGTGAGATACCAGTGCTTCCTACCGTACCTTCGTAGATAGTGTCGCCAGAATGTGGGATGAGAAGCCCCTTTTCTTCTGCCTGTTACTGTGAGTACTTGGTCCAAAATGCAGCATCTTTTGTAGTGTCTGATCCTTACCATTTCGATGATGCTCAAAGCAACTCGGTCTTTTGGACTATTACCCGCTCCGTTCAGAAACTAATCGTTCGCATCAGCAAAATAACCATGAAATTGGCCCATGGTCACTACCTCAGCTTTTGCGAATATCTCACATCCCGTGTACTCTGAAAGTGACTTTATCTTGATGAGCGGAGTGTCGCCTATGCATCCTTCAATGCCTTGTTTGACATTTCCTGTGCTTTCTCCCAAAGAGCTCTCAAGCTGAGATATTTTCTTTTTTAGAGTATCCAAATCAGTAATATTTGCAAGACTCGACACTAATTTTCTGCGTTCCTCAAGAGATAATTTCGAGCCCGCATCTTGATTCTCTAATTTCGCAAAATTTTTGTTGTATGTAGTTGTCAAGGCGATGCCTAGTAGAAAAGCGCCTATAATATAATATCTCGTGTTATCGAACATTTTTAGGAGGCAGAAGTCTGAAATTATGCAGGTCGTAAGTAATGGTCGGGAAAGTGGAGATTTGACGATGTCCACCTCGCCTTGGCGGAAGTGTCCCGCAAAGCTCACCACGTGCGTTCGCGCAAGTCTACCAAAGTTCCCTCATTATCGCGAAGCTTTCACGACGCTCACCATTGGCGTCAATGGACTCGCCTCTCGTCGCGCAGCTTTTCCGCCAGCTGTTCTCGCACCGAGCATCGCAATGTCTTGCCCGCGGAGGTCGTCCAACTCTCGCAGCTGCCCGCATACCACACCACCAAAGGAGAGGGAAGGCCACACGATTGGGGGAGGGGGAGACGAAGCGTGAGAGCAGATGGACTCCAAGAAAGCATGCATTTCCGCAAGAGAGGACCGAGGAGTTTGAGAGATATCCAATGGTTACGGCGGACATGCTGCGGAGTAGAAGAGAACGCCCGCGGAGAGTCAAGATGCTGTTGCGAGATTTCATAGATGGTGGGACGACCCTCTGATCTGAACGGACTGCGCTAATATATCAGCAGATAGTCTATATAATCCAAACTATGGCTACTTCGCCAAGCAAGTAGTCATCTTCTCACCGGGCGACCCATTCGAGTTCAACGCCATGAGCTCAGAGCATGAGTTCTTCCAGCAATTACGGCACCGCTACACAGCCTTCGAAGACGAACTCGACTACCAAGAACCAAATGACTTACGCCAGCTCTGGCATACTCCGACCGAACTCTTCTCGCCCTACTATGGTGAAGCCATCGCGCGGTACCTCGTCGAAGACTATAAGTACAACTTCTACCCATATCACGATTTGAATATATACGAAATGGGCGCGGGTAACGGAACCATGATGTTGAACATTTTGGACTTCATACGAGATGTACATCCAGAAGTGTACGAGCGGACAAAGTTCAAGATTATCGAAATCTCCAGTCAGTTGGCCGACCTCCAACAAAAAGGTCTGGGCCACTCCGCATACGCACGAGGTCACTCGGACAAAGTAGAGATTGTGAATCGCAGCATCTTCGACTGGAATGTCTACGTCTCTTCGCCTTGCTACTTCCTCGCGCTCGAAGTCTTCGACAACTTCGCTCATGATGCACTAAAGTACGACTTTGAAACCGGCATGCCATACCAATCCCAAGTCGTCATCGACCCCCGTGGCGAACTCTTCGAACACTATTCACGCAACATTGATCCTCTTGCGGCCAAGTTCCTCAAGCGCAGACACGCTGCGTGTACGGCATACCCGCATCCGCTACAAGGCTCGCGAGTAATGCAGAACTTGCGGAGTTTGGTACCGTTTCGCTCGAACTTGAGTACGCCAGAGTACATACCGACAAAGCTCATGCAGTTCTTCTATACGATGTACGAGAAGTTCCCAAACCACAAGTTGGTCAGCAGTGACTTTCACAAACTGGCTGATTCGGTCGAGGGTATCAATGCGCCCGTGGTGCAGACGAGGTACAAGAGGCAGATGATTCCTGTCTCCACCCCTCTTGTAAGTTTTGATGTCGTAGCTGAATGATAGCAATCACTGACACAATTCAGGTCCACCAAGGTTACTTCGATATCCTCTTCCCCACTGACTTTGAAGTCATGGAACCCATGTATACCGCCATAACGGGACGCTTCGCCCGCACATATCTTCACGAAGACTTCATGGCCGGTCGAGCAGACATTGCAGAAACGACTACAAAGAACGGAGACAACCCGCTTCTGAGCTGGTACAAGAACGCAAGCGTCATGATCACCGTGTAGTAACACATACGTAGAGCTTCACCGGGCAAGGGAAGCATGTAGGAATACAAGTAGCAGCATATAATTCGCAGCTACTCGGGCTCTTGACCCTTCCACCTCTCCCTCACAGCGCTAACATCCATCTCGCACACTTGAGCATGTTTCAGCACCGCATGCGCCTTCTTAACAACCGGCGCATCAATCATCTTGCCATCCAATGTCCACGCCCCCCTCCCCGCCTGACTAGCCTTTTCATCCGCAATCACCACCCTCGCCGCCCACTCAAGTTCCTTCTCCCCAGGACTAAACGCCTTATGACACACAGCAACCTGACTCGGATGTATACACTGCTTCCCATTAAACCCCAGACCCTTCCCATTCAGACACTCCTCCTCTAGCGTCTTCAGTCCCTCGTCCCCCTTATAACTCGTGCAGACCAAATCAATCGTCGACGGCAACTCTGCCGCCCGCGCCGCCGTCGCAATCGCACTCCTCGCGTATAGAAACTCCATCAACGAAGGCGTACGCGTCAGACTCATATCCTTTGCAAAGTCCTCGGCTGCGAACACTAGGCCTGACAGGTACGGCGACGCAGCGCATATGGAGCTGAGATTCTGAATCGCCTTTGCGCTTTCTATCAGCGCTATTATACGCACTGGCTCCCTTTGTCCCTGTTTCTGCCCTGAAGTGTTACTTGGATGTCGCTCCGGACTCAGATGCCGTATCACGTCCGTTACAAAGTGCAGGTCCGCAGCGCTCTCGCATTTAGGCAGCATGATGGCGTCGAGATATTTGCCCTTGAGCACTTCCGTCAAGTCGTCTAGAGCGAGACCAGTGTCGACGCTGTTTATGCGTACGCACATTTCTTTTATGCCAGAGGGACGTTGGGTGGAAAGGATGGAGCGCAGATTTGAGCGCGCGGTGGCTTTCATGTGGGGGGCGACGCTGTCTTCGAGGTCGTACGTTACGTTGTCGGCATGCATGGCGAAGGACTtttccagcatctttttcgAAGAAGATGGCACTGTGGACGCATGTTAGTTGTTGCTGTACTTGAGACATTGGCTTGCTGCGCTACGGACTTGGGATGggaggagaggaggagaaggGAGTGTCAATTCCATACCATACATGCACGCCCTACGAATAATCGGTGCAGCCATGATGTCTACAGCTACTTCAACCCTCAATCGCAAAACCACTAAAAACAATTGAAGGATACAAACTCTCAATCGCGATATACACACACCTCGGCGAAAGCCAACTATGACGTGCGGGGAAAACGCGGGCTCGCATGCGACAAGCTCCACCAAACGCCGATCGCCGACGCGTCTTCCGGGTCCCTGAGAAATGTAGCCACGTGAAGCTCACCCAAGCTCACATCCTGTCCCATTGCAACACAACAACCCTCCAACACAATCGCAAAAACGCAATGGAGCCCGCACAAACCGCTCCGACAGCGCCGGCACCTGGCTCGCTGAGCTGGCGTCTAAGCAGCCATCCTATTACACTTCTTACGTTTCTCTTTTTCCGCATCTGTATGTGCTATCTAGCATCTCCAGCACCTGCACCTGCACCCCAATTCCCTATCCACATACACTCCCCCAACTACCAAGCCACAACTAACACCCCCCTCCCAGCATCCCTAATAGTCTACCTCCTCGGCCTACGTCTCCTAACGTCAAACTTCGTCCTaatcttcatcatcaccatccTGCTGCTAGCCATGGACTTCTACTACCTCAAGAACATTGCTGGCCGGCGGCTGGTGGGCCTGCGGTGGTGGAACGAAGTCGACGTCAACACGGGTGACGGACGGTGGGTGTTTGAGAGTCTAGACCCGGAGACGGGCAGGCAGATTAATGCGACGGATAAGCGGTTTTTTTGGCTGGCGTTGTATGCGCAACCTGTGCTGTGGGTTGTGTTGGCGGTTGTGGCGTTGATTAGTTTGGAGTTTATTTGGTTGACGCTTGTTGGTATGTATGGATTCTTTGGGGTGGGAATGTAGGGATGGGGATGTTGGGATAAGAGAGAGTCATGT from Pyrenophora tritici-repentis strain M4 chromosome 8, whole genome shotgun sequence includes the following:
- a CDS encoding RNA-binding protein (RRM domain), producing the protein MSKLFIGGLAWHTDDQALRQKFEEFGQVEEAVVVKDRDTGRSRGFGFVRYAQDTEADAAMQAMNNEEFDGRRIRVDKASDRAGGGAPRGGGYGGGGGGYRGGYGGQQGGGYGGGGGRGKHPLPITISVKI
- a CDS encoding Abhydrolase-4 multi-domain protein, with translation MKNWNGLDNAAAPVKHPRPKVWWRALSATFVTLVCFAAVDAIFPALKSWKIPLVPWIELASHHAAFEWNEITATEHLAFHKCFDGFECAKLSLPLDYFNDSYPGHTVSIAITKLPAVVLVDDPRYGGPILLNPGGPGGAGAAFALTTAESVQAIVDHGLQPEHAPADARYFDIIGFDPRGIGWTEPAARCMPDQPSAWSWNLRETNEGLIGSSDAALGRLWSMTHAFGASCKLAEEDQNGPDIKQYMSTASVARDMLEITERHAEYVAKELARKTGNRRDTKYVPGKSKLQYWGYSYGTYLGSTFASMFPERVGRVILDGVVSTYDYENSLGNGSLTDTEKAMKSFYTFCYHAGPDKCPLATANSSVADIEQRSQKIIDSLYHDPLAIISPQGPDFLTWSDLKILMFTSVYQPRLFFPALASLLSAIEAGGGPVIDQLADAYHYTHVYSCSANDSSSLDILDTVVPLTAVLCGDGIDRTDMTKAEFIEYWKDINTLSSTGGSFWSMLAMRCAAWKIHAKYTFEGPVGGETSHPILFISNTADPVTPLRSGRLMHSLYPGSSLLVSDHAGHCSISSPDPCLFSHVRRYFQSGVLPRDGTVCVPPASPYSLNSTDPKSPFYDPELGSGNVKTLGDKDLGREERRLLSDAGLRLQRDVVRSGAFGLNVPDGEKGRVVTNLAVDLHW
- a CDS encoding CysK, Cysteine synthase; the protein is MAEEKGLLIPHSGDTIYEGTVGSTGISLAAICRARGYKAHICMPNDMAIEKSDLLLKLGAEVERVRPAPIVDQKQFVNLARSRAEEHTASSEKPGRGLFADQFETEANWRAHFTGTGPEIYEQTGHRVDAFVSGAGTGGTISGVALFLKSKLPDIKVVLADPPGSGLFNRVKYGVMFDPKEREGTRRRHQVDTIVEGIGINRVTHNFDVGRELIDDAIRVTDDQAISMARWLVEHDGIFVGSSSAVNCVAATKLAKSLGPGHRIVTILCDSGARHLSKFWKNTEPIGGVDSDVSLQAILDA
- a CDS encoding CitE, Citrate lyase beta subunit produces the protein MAAPIIRRACMYVPSSSKKMLEKSFAMHADNVTYDLEDSVAPHMKATARSNLRSILSTQRPSGIKEMCVRINSVDTGLALDDLTEVLKGKYLDAIMLPKCESAADLHFVTDVIRHLSPERHPSNTSGQKQGQREPVRIIALIESAKAIQNLSSICAASPYLSGLVFAAEDFAKDMSLTRTPSLMEFLYARSAIATAARAAELPSTIDLVCTSYKGDEGLKTLEEECLNGKGLGFNGKQCIHPSQVAVCHKAFSPGEKELEWAARVVIADEKASQAGRGAWTLDGKMIDAPVVKKAHAVLKHAQVCEMDVSAVRERWKGQEPE
- a CDS encoding DUF846 domain containing protein, with product MEPAQTAPTAPAPGSLSWRLSSHPITLLTFLFFRISSLIVYLLGLRLLTSNFVLIFIITILLLAMDFYYLKNIAGRRLVGLRWWNEVDVNTGDGRWVFESLDPETGRQINATDKRFFWLALYAQPVLWVVLAVVALISLEFIWLTLVVIALVLTITNTLAFSRCDKFSQATGFASNAMYGSGLASSLASNMLSGIFNRR